A single window of Rhipicephalus microplus isolate Deutch F79 chromosome 5, USDA_Rmic, whole genome shotgun sequence DNA harbors:
- the LOC119174809 gene encoding coiled-coil domain-containing protein 174 gives MEGSNKKGTFGKVSLGASVSSLIDLKAELLRKREAVKVQKLKQFHPEDGYVKQKLILGSDSGAATKKEPPKKAPAAPDIAEEDADLKRSRAALQRKAKLYEKLSSGKVIPGDEEASQYVVNFQRKAMDAAVEERERRETPTVPTKEEAAVYSKDNLDADDNVPSADHEALDKSLAGTEEEWVDYTDALGRSRRCMRKDLPALIDSDKELTGKAGVVEADIPERTAQFLAHERTREQLRQQWQDQEAENAYKESLHYGDVRFQEAREHGVGFYDLSGDSVERQKQLELLNKLREQTERQKEISKRMKEKRKAMLEARLARIRQKKNIPDNKQEEEDKDSSEDETEQVDANSSVPDQPKIAGDSNTLEVPEMRPWDEGKNLADMVNDPLFRKKKLSQEDWVELQRQERPTEFAPPSAYRPAPGPKRPKYSNFTKGQTQFGANMDTSDFQETEQASQPRHLQSSAFEDMIAQRLAEARRASEQQSPWGGPF, from the exons ATGGAAGGATCTAACAAGAAAGGCACGTTCGGGAAGGTGTCCTTAGGAGCAAGTGTGTCCTCG CTTATTGATCTAAAGGCGGAACTACTCAGGAAAAGGGAAGCTGTAAAGGTGCAAAAGCTAAAACAGTTTCATCCTGAAGACGGGTATGTCAAACAGAAG CTTATTCTTGGAAGCGACTCCGGTGCTGCTACGAAGAAGGAACCGCCGAAAAAGGCGCCCGCGGCTCCGGACATTGCAGAAGAGGACGCAGATCTGAAGAGATCAAG GGCTGCATTACAACGGAAAGCTAAACTTTATGAGAAGCTCAGCTCTGGCAAAGTGATTCCAG GAGATGAAGAAGCAAGCCAGTATGTTGTGAACTTCCAGAGAAAGGCGATGGACGCAGCGGTCGAAGAGAGGGAGCGGCGAGAGACGCCCACTGTGCCCACAAAGGAAGAGGCTGCGGTGTACAGTAAGGACAATCTCGACGCAGATGATAATGTGCCAAGTGCAGACCATGAGGCCTTGGACAAGAGCCTTGCGGGTACAGAAGAAGAATG GGTGGACTACACCGATGCTCTCGGAAGATCCCGGAGATGCATGCGAAAAGACCTGCCTGCTCTCATTGACAGTGACAAGGAACTTACAGGAAAGGCTGG TGTTGTCGAAGCAGACATTCCTGAACGCACGGCACAGTTCCTGGCGCATGAACGCACACGCGAGCAGCTAAGACAGCAGTGGCAAGATCAAGAAGCCGAGAATGCGTACAAAGAGTCGTTGCACTATGGCGACGTGCGCTTCCAAG AGGCCAGAGAGCATGGTGTTGGCTTCTATGACCTTTCTGGTGATTCTGTGGAGCGCCAGAAACAATTGGAGCTGCTGAACAAGCTCAGAGAACAA ACTGAGAGACAGAAGGAGATATCGAAGAGaatgaaagagaagagaaaggccATGCTTGAAGCACGCTTGGCTAGGATTCGTCAGAAAAAGAACATACCAGACAACAAGCAGGAAGAAGAAGATAAAG ATTCATCAGAAGATGAAACTGAACAAGTGGACGCCAACAGCAGTGTGCCTGACCAGCCGAAAATTGCTGGTGATTCCAACACCCTGGAAGTTCCTGAAATGAGGCCGTGGGATGAAGGAAAGAATCTGGCGGACATGGTGAACGATCCACTCTTCCGAAAGAAGAAAT TGTCGCAGGAGGACTGGGTGGAGCTTCAGAGGCAAGAAAGGCCGACGGAGTTTGCCCCTCCATCTGCATACCGCCCGGCTCCTGGTCCCAAAAGGCCAAAGTACTCCAACTTCACTAAGGGGCAGACGCAGTTTGGAGCCAATATGGACACCAGTGATTTTCAAGAAACCGAGCAGGCCTCACAACCAAGGCACCTGCAGAGCTCTGCCTTCGAAGACATGATCGCACAGAGGCTAGCCGAAGCACGCAGGGCAAGCGAACAGCAGTCACCGTGGGGTGGCCCCTTTTGA
- the Mpc1 gene encoding mitochondrial pyruvate carrier → MSRYASQFVKQLGSKEFREYLCSTHFWGPVANWGIPLAAIADIKKDPSIISGKMTTALCIYSLLFMRFALKVQPRNMLLFACHFTNEAAQIVQGCRLIKHEYLTSPQK, encoded by the exons ATGTCTCGATACGCTAGTCAATTTGTGAAGCAGCTGGGAAGCAAGGAGTtcagagaatacctgtgcag TACT cATTTCTGGGGACCCG TTGCCAATTGGGGAATTCCCCTGGCTGCTATCGCTGATATCAAGAAGGACCCGAGTATTATTAGTGGCAAGATGACTACCG cattgtgCATATACTCCCTGCTATTTATGAGATTTGCACTCAAAGTGCAGCCAAGAAACATGCTCCTTTTCGCTTGCCATTTCACAAACGAGGCTGCTCAAATTGTTCAAGGATGCCGGCTTATCAAACACGA GTACTTAACAAGCCCCCAGAAGTAG
- the Dlc90F gene encoding dynein light chain 90F codes for MEGTFVVDEVSAIIKEAMETIIGGNVYQHSKVPQWTNTTVEHILGQLTKMNKPFKYIVTCVIMEKNGAGLHTATSCYWDNTTDGSCTVRWENKTMYCIVSVFGLAI; via the exons ATGGAG GGCACATTCGTAGTAGATGAAGTCAGCGCCATAATCAAGGAG GCAATGGAAACTATTATCGGTGGAAACGTTTACCAGCATAGCAAAGTGCCCCAGTGGACGAACACGACTGTGGAGCACATACTGGGCCAACTAACAAAAATGAACAAGCCATTCAAGTACATTG tgaCATGCGTTATTATGGAAAAGAATGGTGCTGGTCTTCACACGGCAACCTCTTGCTACTGGGACAACACCACTGACG GAAGCTGCACTGTACGTTGGGAAAACAAGACCATGTATTGCATTGTATCTGTGTTTGGCCTGGCCATATAA